The Ciona intestinalis chromosome 11, KH, whole genome shotgun sequence genome has a segment encoding these proteins:
- the LOC100178626 gene encoding ATP-dependent DNA helicase Q1, producing the protein MAALKDLDAELSQVTASLNKIQTELQALLHKQENLQERKSQLESEINRRRSCSSSKDEEVTNWSSEDFPWSKSVRSILKSTFRMDDFRSKQLEAINATLSGRDVILIMSTGGGKSLTYQLPALVGKGITVVISPLVSLMEDQIISLNRFGIEAKLLNAASTKDEVKHVHQSMTSQSPSFRLLYVTPEKISKSKRFMAQLEKCYKSVNLNRIAIDEVHCASQWGNDFRPDYKILGILKRQFPKSPIIGLTATSTDKVTEDTKKMLNIPFALVFKTALDRRNLFYQVREKPNTNDDVIKDIVQLINSNFKNQPGIIYCFSRKNCAEVASSLNKRGIKSSEYHAQLTPDDKTKVHHMWSDNNIQVICATIAFGMGIDKPNVRFVIHHSMSKSVENYYQESGRAGRDGSPALCLLYFGFTDVFKQSTMVMTERTGLDNLNQMIKYCLDVKSCRRNLISTYFGEAWSSISCHEMCDTCSGMHKYKNCDVTSACQSLISTIRLAESKGDGNRLTGSKVVEAAAGRGKNKSLDLKSFTASEIQRILLHMLHMEYIREDFHFTPYSTISYLVPGPMATMLTNGLVTVMLDMPVSGGKTNDQVYTKALKGTGKSLKPNICNGESSKLNKRKLNTDVSVKSETKFKVAKISAASETILIDSD; encoded by the exons ACTTAGACGCTGAGTTGTCCCAAGTAACAGCCTCTCTCAACAAAATACAAACCGAGTTGCAAGCATTGCTGCACAAGCAGGAAAATCTACAGGAACGAAAGTCTCAGCTCGAATCAGAAATCAACAGAAGAAGAAGTTGTTCATCAAGCAAAGATGAAGAAGTAACAAATTGGAGTTCGGAag ATTTCCCATGGAGCAAATCCGTTCGTTCAATCCTCAAATCTACTTTCCGCATGGATGACTTTCGTTCGAAGCAACTAGAAGCGATTAATGCAACGTTGAGTGGTCGCGATGTCATCCTCATTATGTCCACTGGAGGAGGGAAGAGTCTCACTTATCAACTTCCTGCTCTTGTGGGAAAAG GTATCACTGTAGTTATCTCACCACTTGTGTCTTTAATGGAAGAccaaataataagtttaaataggTTTGGGATCGAAGCAAAGTTGTTGAACGCTGCTTCAACCAAG gatgAAGTAAAGCATGTCCACCagtctatgacatcacaatcaccatCTTTTCGTCTCCTTTACGTTACACctgaaaaaatatcaaaaagtAAAAGATTTATGGCACAG CTTGAGAAATGTTATAAGTCCGTGAATTTGAATCGAATTGCGATTGATGAAGTTCACTGTGCAAGTCAGTGGGGAAATGATTTCCGACCAg ATTACAAAATCCTTGGAATTCTGAAACGCCAGTTTCCTAAATCCCCGATAATTGGACTAACTGCTACATCTACAGATAAG GTGACAGAAGACACcaagaaaatgttaaacatcCCGTTTGCGCTCGTCTTTAAAACCGCGTTGGATCGTCGCAACTTGTTTTATCAAGTTCGTGAAAAGCCAAATAccaatgatgatgtcataaaggaTATTGTTCAACTTATAAACAGCAACTTTAAGAACCAACCAG GTATAATCTACTGCTTCTCACGTAAGAATTGCGCCGAAGTTGCTTCTAGTTTAAACAAACGAGGAATCAAGTCATCGGAATACCACGCACAACTAACACCAGATGACAAGACAAAGGTTCACCATATGTGGAGTGATAACAATATACAG GTGATTTGCGCCACCATTGCGTTTGGGATGGGCATCGATAAACCAAACGTTCGCTTTGTTATTCATCATTCAATGAGTAAAAGTGTGGAAAACTATTATCAG GAATCCGGCAGGGCAGGCAGAGATGGTTCACCTGCTTTGTGTCTTTTATACTTCGGGTTCACCGATGTTTTCAAACAAAGCACAATGGTAATGACGGAACGAACAGGACTAGACAATCTGAATCAAATGATTAAGTATTGTTTGGATGTAAAAag TTGTCGTCGCAACTTAATATCGACATACTTTGGTGAAGCTTGGTCCTCTATAAGCTGCCATGAGATGTGCGACACATGCTCTGGAATGCACA AGTATAAgaactgtgatgtcacaagtgCTTGCCAATCCCTCATATCTACAATCCGATTGGCCGAGAGCAAGGGTGATGGAAACAGGTTAACGGGTTCAAAGGTCGTGGAGGCAGCAGCTGGGAGGGGGAAGAATAAAAGTTtggatttaaaaagttttacgGCGTCTGAAATACAAAGAATCCTGCTGCATATGTTACATATGGAATATATAAG AGAGGATTTTCACTTCACACCTTACTCAACTATCAGCTACCTTGTGCCTGGGCCAATGGCAACCATGTTAACTAATGGCCTTGTTACTGTAATGCTGGATATGCCAGTCAGTGGTGGGAAAACTAACGACCAAGTTTATACCAAAGCATTAAAAGGAACTGGGAAGTCACTAAAGCCAAATATATGTAATGGAGAAAGCTCCAAATTAAACAAACGTAAACTTAATACTGATGTTTCAGTAAAATCAGaaactaaatttaaagtcGCCAAAATTTCTGCAGCATcagaaacaatattaatagACAGTGACTAG